From the Nocardiopsis changdeensis genome, one window contains:
- a CDS encoding membrane fusogenic activity family protein: protein MVVDAVRTYLDAASGLTELSRKEAVAAAKVLLRAGGAGAPAAEQEPGGTPPRVGRTIQALAGELLETSRANREALAELVRSEVEHRLERMDVVPRSEHERLVRRVAELERRLAARSGRERVPSVPAVEVRAVEVEEVPAAAVAAVATAVADPAPDGAAGQDAPEAPEAPVDAESPDGAAAAEPAREDGADGDAEEAGKKPAAKAGAAKPAAKGGRARAGAAKRTTKSRSATKK from the coding sequence ATGGTCGTCGACGCGGTGCGCACGTATCTGGATGCCGCCAGTGGTCTCACCGAGCTGTCCCGCAAGGAGGCGGTGGCCGCGGCCAAGGTCCTGCTGCGGGCGGGCGGGGCGGGCGCGCCGGCGGCGGAGCAGGAGCCGGGCGGCACGCCGCCGCGGGTGGGGCGGACCATCCAGGCGCTGGCGGGGGAGCTGCTGGAGACCAGCCGGGCCAACCGGGAGGCGCTGGCGGAGCTGGTGCGCTCGGAGGTGGAGCACCGCCTGGAGCGGATGGACGTGGTGCCGCGCTCCGAGCACGAGCGCCTGGTGCGCCGCGTGGCGGAGCTGGAGCGGCGGCTGGCGGCCCGGTCGGGCCGGGAGCGGGTGCCCTCGGTCCCGGCGGTGGAGGTGCGGGCCGTGGAGGTCGAGGAGGTGCCCGCGGCCGCCGTCGCCGCGGTGGCGACCGCCGTGGCGGACCCCGCCCCGGACGGGGCCGCCGGACAGGACGCCCCCGAGGCCCCCGAGGCCCCCGTGGACGCCGAGTCCCCCGATGGGGCCGCGGCGGCCGAGCCCGCCCGGGAGGACGGCGCGGACGGGGACGCGGAGGAGGCCGGGAAGAAGCCCGCCGCCAAGGCCGGGGCGGCCAAGCCCGCGGCCAAGGGCGGCCGGGCGCGGGCGGGCGCGGCCAAGCGCACCACCAAGTCCCGCAGCGCCACCAAGAAGTAG
- a CDS encoding TlyA family RNA methyltransferase has protein sequence MAKRTRLDAELVRRGHARSRGHAAEIIEGGLVKVAGIVASKPATQVGQDQPIVVRTPSDEPPYVSRGAHKLIGALDAFSLDVADRRALDAGASTGGFTDVLLRRGAAHVTAVDVGYGQLAWSLRSNDRVRVMERVNVRELTPEMVGEPRPDLVVGDLSFISLKLVLGPLRDAVAPGADFAMMVKPQFEVGKDRVGAGGVVREPELRAGAVADVAAHALTLGLGTVDVAASPLPGPSGNVEYFLWLRSGAPALDAARLERAVAEGPA, from the coding sequence ATGGCGAAACGTACTCGGCTCGACGCGGAACTGGTCCGCCGCGGGCACGCACGCTCACGCGGCCACGCGGCCGAGATCATCGAGGGGGGCCTGGTCAAGGTGGCCGGGATCGTGGCCTCCAAGCCGGCCACCCAGGTCGGACAGGACCAGCCCATCGTGGTGCGCACTCCTTCCGACGAGCCCCCCTATGTGTCCCGCGGGGCGCACAAGCTCATCGGGGCCCTCGACGCGTTCTCCCTGGACGTGGCCGACCGGCGCGCCCTGGACGCGGGCGCCTCCACCGGCGGGTTCACCGACGTGCTGCTGCGCCGGGGCGCGGCCCACGTGACCGCCGTGGACGTGGGCTACGGCCAGCTGGCGTGGTCGCTGCGCAGCAACGACCGGGTGCGGGTCATGGAGCGGGTCAACGTCCGCGAGCTCACCCCGGAGATGGTCGGCGAGCCGCGCCCGGACCTGGTGGTGGGCGACCTGTCGTTCATCTCCCTGAAGCTGGTGCTGGGGCCGCTGCGGGACGCGGTCGCCCCCGGGGCCGACTTCGCCATGATGGTCAAGCCCCAGTTCGAGGTCGGCAAGGACCGGGTGGGCGCGGGCGGTGTGGTGCGCGAGCCCGAGCTGCGCGCCGGGGCCGTGGCCGACGTGGCCGCCCACGCCCTCACCCTGGGCCTGGGCACGGTCGACGTGGCGGCCAGCCCGCTGCCCGGTCCCTCGGGCAACGTCGAGTACTTCCTGTGGCTGCGCTCGGGCGCCCCGGCGCTGGACGCGGCCCGGCTGGAGCGGGCGGTGGCGGAGGGGCCGGCCTAG
- a CDS encoding NAD kinase gives MTRTGGRSVLLLAHTGRPAAVRSARLVHESLSSAGLTVRMLKDEVDELAEAGCVLSPIEVVEPESAAEGVELVMVLGGDGTLLRAAELARPAGAPLLGVNLGHVGFLAEAEREDLGATVRSVVEHNYDVEERMTLDVAVFNGGRADGVPSVRTWALNDATLEKGESRRIVEAVLEVDGRPLSRWACDGVVCATPTGSTAHAFSAGGPVVWPDVEALLVVPLSAHALFARPLVVGPRATVALEVLPDTAPGVLWCDGRRMVELPAGARIEITRADTPVRLARLHRAPFTDRLVAKFGLPVAGWRGRREQGR, from the coding sequence ATGACCAGGACCGGCGGACGCAGTGTTCTCCTGCTGGCCCACACCGGTCGGCCCGCGGCGGTGCGCAGCGCACGGCTGGTCCACGAGAGCCTCAGCAGCGCCGGGCTGACCGTGCGCATGCTCAAGGACGAGGTGGACGAGCTCGCCGAGGCGGGCTGTGTCCTGTCCCCGATCGAGGTCGTCGAACCGGAGTCCGCGGCCGAGGGCGTGGAGCTGGTCATGGTGCTGGGCGGCGACGGCACGCTGCTGCGGGCGGCCGAGCTGGCCCGGCCCGCGGGCGCCCCGCTGCTGGGCGTGAACCTGGGGCACGTCGGGTTCCTGGCCGAGGCCGAGCGCGAGGACCTGGGCGCGACCGTCCGCAGCGTCGTGGAGCACAACTACGACGTCGAGGAGCGGATGACCCTGGACGTGGCCGTGTTCAACGGCGGCCGTGCCGACGGGGTCCCCTCGGTGCGCACGTGGGCGCTCAACGACGCCACGCTGGAGAAGGGCGAGTCGCGGCGGATCGTCGAGGCGGTCCTGGAGGTCGACGGCCGCCCGCTGTCGCGGTGGGCGTGCGACGGGGTGGTGTGCGCCACACCGACGGGGTCGACGGCGCACGCCTTCTCCGCGGGCGGCCCGGTGGTGTGGCCGGATGTCGAAGCCCTGCTGGTGGTGCCGTTGAGCGCGCACGCGCTGTTCGCCCGGCCGCTGGTGGTGGGCCCGCGGGCGACGGTGGCGCTGGAGGTGCTGCCGGACACGGCGCCGGGCGTGCTCTGGTGCGATGGACGGCGTATGGTCGAATTGCCCGCCGGGGCACGGATCGAGATCACCCGTGCCGATACGCCGGTCCGGTTGGCCCGGCTGCACCGGGCGCCGTTCACCGACCGGCTGGTGGCCAAGTTCGGCCTCCCCGTGGCGGGGTGGCGCGGCCGCCGGGAACAGGGCCGCTGA